The following DNA comes from Chitinophagales bacterium.
CTTCAAACAGTTTAATTTTTTACGGAGTTTTCGCTTAATGAGTGCCCCACTTGCAAACTTAAGGTGCACTTTTAACTGACCTTAATCAAAAATACGTTAAGAAATGATGTAAAACAGACATCAAAAATGAATGGAATTATAAAACAGTAAACAGACAAATTAGTATGCTCCTAAAAATAAAAATACTTTAGGAAGACTGAAATTGAGCATACATTAATTTGTCCTCGTTTGTTTTATAGCATTTTAGTGTTTTTGATTACAGTCTTGACCTTTGGTTACCTTTGTGTCAAGACAAAGGTAAAAGGAATACAAAGTGTAACTAAAATTACTTAAACGTCCTAAAATACTATCTTTAAGTATAAAGAATTGGTGTAAAACAATTTTTAATATTGAACTACATTTCTATTTCTATCATATTCCTTGTTATGTCCTCCATATCTTCGCGTTTGCGTATTAAATGGTCTTGCCCATTATAAATAAGCACTTCTGCGGGTCTAAAACGCGAGTTGTAATTGCTTGCCATACTCATACCGTAAGCACCGGCATTATGAAAAGCTATAATATCGCCTTCATTAACTTCTGCTATTTTTCGGTCGGGAGCCATTGTGTCGCTTTCGCAAATATAGCCCACTACAGAATATATACGCTCTATACCTTGTGGGTAGGTTACATTGCTAATTTCATGGTGGGCATTGTATAATTTAGGGCGAAGCAAATGATTCATTCCTGTATCTAAACCTACAAATACCGTAGCGGTGGTTTGTTTTACTACATTTACTTTAGCTATAAAAATACCGGATTCACTAACTAAATATTTTCCGGGTTCAAAAAATAAATCTAATTCTTTGCCGTAGTTTTTACAAAATTCATTAAATCTTTTGTTTATTTTTTTACCTAATTCATTTACATCTGTAGTAATATCATCATGCCAATAAGAAACTTTAAAACCACTTCCTAAATCTATAAAATCTAAATCGGGAAAATCTTGGGCAATATCAAATAAAATTTCTGCTCCACGTATAAACACATCAACATCTAAAATATCGCTACCCGTGTGCATGTGCAGTCCTCTTACTTTTAGTTTTGTGTGTTCTACTATTCTCATTACATGACGAAGCTGATGTATAGAAATACCAAATTTAGAGTCAATATGTCCTGTACTAATTTCGTAATGCCCACCTGCCATTATATGAGGGTTTATTCTTATGCACACAGGAATAGTATTGCCATATTCATGCCCAAACTGTTCAAGCAAAGGAATATTATCTATGTTAATGATAACACCTTTTTCTACAGCCATTTTAACTTCGGCTAAAGAAACACAGTTGGGCGTGTATATAATTTCTTCCGGTTTAAAACCGGCTTTTAATCCTAAAAGCACTTCTTGGTAAGAAACGGTATCTAATCCTGCTCCTGCTTTTTTTAAAAGTTTAAGTACATTAATATTACTTAGAGCTTTTGCGGCATATTTTATCTTAGTGTTTTTATTAAAAGCTTTTTTTAGCTTATTGTATTGATTAACAATAACATTGGCATCATAAATATAAAGTGGTGTGCCGTATTTTTCGGCTAAATCGGTAATTTTTATTCCACCAAAATAACTTTCGTTGTTTTTAACTTCTATCTGTGTCATAAGCGTGCAAAGGTAATATCAAATTACTTTATAAGCACTTGTTTTTTAATAGAATTTCCTTTAGTATCTGTTATTTTTAATAGGCAAATTCCTTTACTTAAATTTTTTACAGAGATAGTATGGCTTGCTATTAGTTTATTTTTTGTTAGCTCTTTTCCATTTATGTCAAATATTGAAAAGGTATAATTTTCTTTTTCGTAAAGACCATTTATATAAATATTATTATTGGTAGGATTTGGGTATATACTAATTTCTTGCAAATAGGAATTATGTATAGCATTTTCTATATCTACATTAATGGCTTGCTGTATGGTATCAAAACAGCCCGAAACAGAACTGGTAATTAAAGTAACAATGTAGCTACCCGGCTGGCTGTAGGTGTGCTGTGGATTTTCTATGCCAGAAGTGCCTCCATCGCCAAAATCCCAATTATAAAAATAGGCATTAAAGGATTGGTTTGTAAAATTGCCTACCAAATTATTGGCTTGAAAATCAAAATTAGCATGGCTACAAAATTCAAAAGGATAGCTTAAAGTTTGGGTATCGCTACAAAAACTATTTTGAGCTATAAGCGTAAAACTATAGTTGCCTTCGGCATTTATTAATAAATTTAATACACTATCGGTATAAACACTGGCATCGTAGCTTATCCAATATGCTGAATTACTAAATTCAGAATTATTTACTAAAGTAAGTATGCTGTCATTTTGTTCAAAATAAAAATCAGCATTGGGACATAAAGTAGATAGAAAAGTGGTGTCTTTTGTGTTGGAGCAATAATCGTTTTCTACTGTTAAGCTTATTTGGTGGTAGTTGGTATCTAAAAATTGATATTGAACAGGAGTTCCATTATAGCTGTTGTTTTCTATAGTCCAAGTATAAGAATTAGCAACCGTAGATGAATAAAAATTGAACAAACCATCATTGCTTGTAAAACTAATTAATGGGGTAGGAGGCTCTTGTACATCTATAAGCAAAGTAGCTTCTTTACTTATGTATCTTCTATTTAATTGCGTACCTTTAAGTATGTGGTTTCCTACGGTGTTCCATTCTATAGTTATTTCATTATAGTTCTCGTTTATAATAGTGCCACCTACTACTTCCCAGCAGTAAAAGCTTGATGTATCGGTAGGCAGGCTATAGGTGTGTGTAGTGTTTATACAAACGGTATTATCTCCTGTTATTACGTTAGTATCGCCATACATTATTTCGTATAAAAATTCGCTTCCTACTTTTAAAATAGTATCTGTTACCCATTCTTGAAATTCCAGTAGTTCAGGTTCGTGCCCTAAGCCTTGAAGTGGATATAATCTATTTTTAATGCCTACATTATCTAAACGTTGATGTATGAGTAAGCTGCCTTGTACATTAGGGAAGATAGGCAACTGAAATGGAGGACCTTCGTCATAAGGAACAATTAAATCGTTAGTACCGTGGAAGGAAATAGTGGGAACATAATCTGTAGGCGTAGTAGCCGGACTGATATAACTTGTATCTAAAATGGCACCCCAGTTGTTTATTATGCCATGCACATTAGCTCTTTGATTGTTAAAATTATTGTTTCCACCGCATTGCAAGCAACCCAAATCATCAGGTTCTAAAAAGATGCCGTAGGTAGAGTTAATATTGGCTCTGTCGGATTCTTCCATAAAGCCATTAATTAATGCAGAAAAGCAACCAGCACTTGTACCCGTTAAAAATATAGCAGAGGTGTCTATGCCATAAACATCGGCACTATCTACTAAAAAACGAAGTGCTGCCGCCATATCTTGAGCTCCTCTGTAAACGGCTCTTTCGGCACTTTGCCCGTCAGCTACATTAAAACCTAAGCGATAATCTATAGTGGCAAACACAAATCCTCTTTTAGCATAAGATTCTGACATTTGAGGAATAACGGGTTCTGTACGCCAGCCTATTAAAAAACCACCGCCAAAAGCATGGATAATTAATGGGCGTTTTTGTAATGAATCTCCGGCAGGTTCTACTATATCTAAATATAAATCTTGGTTGTTAATTAATCCGTAAGGGTCGGCTTCGCCAAATTTTATACCCGTATGGCTTTGTGTATTGCTAAAAATCTCGCTTATATACCTTTGCGATTGACAATTTTGTGCTTTTGAATAATTTAGTAAAGCAAAAAATAGAAATATTGAAAAGTAGATTTTTTTCATTATTTAATTGATAGGAGTAAAGATAGCAAAAAACTAAATTTATCAAAAAAATGTTTTAACATTAGTTCCGAACTATTACTATAGAGATTGCTTCGTTCGTGCCTCACTCGCAAAGACGTACTCGTATAGGTTCGTCTTTGCGAACGGAGTGAGGCAAGCTCCACCTTTAATGTGCTATCAGAAGCTACCTTCTGACAATTTGTTTACAAAAACATAAAAAATATTCCTTACATTTGGATTGTGCATTTAATAAAAGAGAGTGGAAATAGGCAGGGATGCCGACCACAGGAAAATTTGAGAATGAATTATATATCATTAGAAATTAGGTCACCAAGAGAAATTTTAGAATATGAAGACTAAAGAAAAAAATAAAGAAAAAGAGAAAGAT
Coding sequences within:
- the lysA gene encoding diaminopimelate decarboxylase encodes the protein MTQIEVKNNESYFGGIKITDLAEKYGTPLYIYDANVIVNQYNKLKKAFNKNTKIKYAAKALSNINVLKLLKKAGAGLDTVSYQEVLLGLKAGFKPEEIIYTPNCVSLAEVKMAVEKGVIINIDNIPLLEQFGHEYGNTIPVCIRINPHIMAGGHYEISTGHIDSKFGISIHQLRHVMRIVEHTKLKVRGLHMHTGSDILDVDVFIRGAEILFDIAQDFPDLDFIDLGSGFKVSYWHDDITTDVNELGKKINKRFNEFCKNYGKELDLFFEPGKYLVSESGIFIAKVNVVKQTTATVFVGLDTGMNHLLRPKLYNAHHEISNVTYPQGIERIYSVVGYICESDTMAPDRKIAEVNEGDIIAFHNAGAYGMSMASNYNSRFRPAEVLIYNGQDHLIRKREDMEDITRNMIEIEM
- a CDS encoding T9SS type A sorting domain-containing protein; translated protein: MKKIYFSIFLFFALLNYSKAQNCQSQRYISEIFSNTQSHTGIKFGEADPYGLINNQDLYLDIVEPAGDSLQKRPLIIHAFGGGFLIGWRTEPVIPQMSESYAKRGFVFATIDYRLGFNVADGQSAERAVYRGAQDMAAALRFLVDSADVYGIDTSAIFLTGTSAGCFSALINGFMEESDRANINSTYGIFLEPDDLGCLQCGGNNNFNNQRANVHGIINNWGAILDTSYISPATTPTDYVPTISFHGTNDLIVPYDEGPPFQLPIFPNVQGSLLIHQRLDNVGIKNRLYPLQGLGHEPELLEFQEWVTDTILKVGSEFLYEIMYGDTNVITGDNTVCINTTHTYSLPTDTSSFYCWEVVGGTIINENYNEITIEWNTVGNHILKGTQLNRRYISKEATLLIDVQEPPTPLISFTSNDGLFNFYSSTVANSYTWTIENNSYNGTPVQYQFLDTNYHQISLTVENDYCSNTKDTTFLSTLCPNADFYFEQNDSILTLVNNSEFSNSAYWISYDASVYTDSVLNLLINAEGNYSFTLIAQNSFCSDTQTLSYPFEFCSHANFDFQANNLVGNFTNQSFNAYFYNWDFGDGGTSGIENPQHTYSQPGSYIVTLITSSVSGCFDTIQQAINVDIENAIHNSYLQEISIYPNPTNNNIYINGLYEKENYTFSIFDINGKELTKNKLIASHTISVKNLSKGICLLKITDTKGNSIKKQVLIK